ATTTAGGGTGATTAGCCTGTTGCCAAAATCAGCTGGAATGATTATGGAATTTGCCATGCAGCAAGCACAGATTGAATACCTTTCATCCCAGAATTCTCATGATAAATCTTTaaaggcaaagcgaagcttGCGAAAACTAGTAAATCATAAAGTTCGCCTTATAAGTCCACTTCAGCAACCAACTTCGTAAAATTACCATATAAGTGTAAAATATGCAGTTTCAAAAATCGATTGCCAAGTCGCTTCCTGTATCTGTCTGTTGTATGTTGTATgctaataaatttaaaacagcACAAGGGATGTTGATgcagttttataaaatagataTTGATTCAAGAGGAAGATTTGTATGTACGAATTTATTTTCCTAGACGCGGGTCATAGTTAGCAGTGTATAATATAGTTTCCTTGCAGGTTCCCAGAGCTAAGCACCCAGCTAGCGATGCTGGGGGCCGACGTACTGACGTATCCCTCTGCCTTCACCCACGCCACCGGGCAGGCGCACTGGGAGATCATGCTGAGGTAGGTCtttaaataagaataaaatagaacAGAACCAATTTTagtttggtttttttttcgtcATTGGTAATGTTACCTCGAGTGTTCttagctttattattatagggTGTTTAACGTTACTTAGATTATTTATCGTTAACGCtctttaccttaaaattgtGCACTTGGTGATAAAAAATTTAATCGTTTACCATATGTAGCTTATAGGAGTGATAATGTTTAAATGTgtgtaaaattaaacaaaccaCTATAATTTTCAGAGCAAGAGCAATAGAAAACCAATGCTACGTGATAGCAGCAGCGCAAGTCGGCCACCACAACGagaaaaggcggtcttatggCCGAGCGATGTGCGTGAGTCCGTGGGGCGACATACTGGCAGACTGTGGCCTGGAAGATACTGCGTGCTATAAGACCGCCGTGGTAGATTTGAAGAATTTGCAGAATGTGAGAACGAATATGCCGGTTTTCTCGCATAGGAGGTAAGgttttaataacataatacctataattgCAGTAACTTATACATTtacaatgttaaaaaaattatgagcacacaaaatatactataaaaaAATCCTAGTCATGCCAATAcgaatatttaaaacttgttaaaaaataaatatgtaattggCTTAATTGAATACTATTTGTGCGGGTTCAACAAAGTTTTGgataaaaaccgacttcaaaaaaccactaaaatgtaagaaataatttaaggtttacacaaattctactcgtatgagacagtacaaatatacctaagcaggaactgttcttttttgatgttggtgcggtgacaaagtaatctgaagaaatatggcaccaacttcaaaaaagaacagttcctgcttaggtatatttgtactgtctcatacgagtagaatttgtgtaaaccttaaattatttcttacattttagtggttttttgaagtcggttttttaatttttttaattattattttatttaatagtttttagtttatttgtaataattttcaatcaaaagtaaggtgcaaatgataccaaaatgtcctactaatcaatacgaatcattcaagcctaaacacgaagtagttgctatataccgttgaggagttcccctgactgccttccgtttccttcatcagatcagctcaaggtcaccatcatatttttttgttataagaactatatttacgttcttaatttcattagaatcggttaatatgtgcccaaaattgaaattcataccctgtttttacccctttacccacccttgggggtgagataaaattctgaaaaaaaaatgggaccacctggaagctcaacccaatacaacaaaaaaagaattttcaaaatcggttcataaacggcggaataatcggtgaacatacataaaaaaaaatataaaaaaaaaaaaaagatcccgacgaattgagaacctcctcctttttttgaagtcggttaaaaatgctGGGCCACACGTCCGATAAATTATGCTGAGAGATTCATTATTTAACTTATCGTTtcatagataaaaaatattaatagtaatcataattacagagagtgacagcatgtcttttatcccactgGTGGGTACCCATTAATGCCATTATCCATAAATTGCGAAACAAGACCCTACTAGGGTCTGTTATAAGTGACAGGGATTCTACACTGTATGATCTACATACATACTAGAACACTTATCCAGCATGTCGTACAAACACGGCCTTACCGcaaaaagcgatctcttcacACTTTCAGACGCGACGTGTATTCGTTATACTGCTTCAGTCTACGCAAGAACTTGCTGgacgccgcgcccgccgcgccatCTGGCGGGGAGACGGAGTATAAGGGACCTACTAATGTGTACGTATTAGTTATTATCACTACTAGAAGACAGTGGCAAAGGGACCATAATGGAACCAACACTGCTTCCCTTTTTTATTGACTGATTTGATATTTACAACTAAGCTTTCTGAGGTGAAAAACAAAATCGGCTCAGTAAAACCAGCCCGTATCTAAAAATCTACTcattgttcattgttcctagtttataagtgaCTGTGACCAATAAAGAaatactctattctattctattaagTAACTCAAGACCTCTCCTCAGTGAAAATTAGCCCATGACGGCGCTGCAtgtggtaggtacttatttaagttCCGCTAACCTGCTAAAAAATGATTTGCCCAGCTGGCTAAACAACCAGTCAGTGAGGGATTTTATAATTACCTgttcataggtacttacattttttttcagtttcggCCATGTCCTGGTGCCAGAGACGTGTGTGTTCTACAAGAGCAAATTGACATACGCCTTCGTCAACAAACGGTGAGTGGTGGAGTGGTTAACTATTAAGGTGGCTGTAACACCACCACacgacataaagtctgtggagtgataatattatctttaaaaaaaagaagacGACCGAAGACTGCTATGTCGAAGGTCCCGGATTCGATACCGGACGGggtagatattttttaatgacTGATGTTTGTaggtactcgggtcttgggtggtGATATTTATAAATCTATCTATGTAACAATTTGTgtagtatataatatactgaGTATCGGAGTCCGATATCCATAttacaggttctgcctagtttggaGTAGGGTGGTCGTGTGTGAAATGATGAccccacatatttttttattttattttttttccttttatatttttattattaacagaacaccctgtatatcctCAGTTGCGTGGTCCCGGGCCACGTGCTGGTGGCGCCGGCGCGGCTCGCGGAACGGAACCTCGACCTGTCGGAGGAAGAGGCCGACGACTTCTACAAGACTGTGCGGCTTGTGCAGAaagtaagaaagaaagaaataaacattttgacaCACTGACCACAACATAAACagaaaatatacaaaacaataacaaaattcagaaaaatatatgataaAATCAAACAAAGGATACTGTCCAGAGCgccaaaaaggcaccagctcagcatgtgctgtggaCAATAAGGCCACAGTGCTGGTTTTCGGCTGGCCCTTATGTATTATGATAGTTACTGAAAActttgtagaacaaaagttgttcatgaTGAACTGCTGAGTCACCCCATTTCGTCATAGTAATAcccattttgcaacatcctgtataatagtTTTGTGTTTTCAGTTGATGGAGCGAGTCCACAACACAAATTCCTGCACGGTCACCATACAGGATGGTGAATATGCGGGACAGACTGTTAAGGTATTTATATTGAGATCGATTATAAACGCACAAAATTTAACTTTAGCTATGTCAAACTATAAGTTTTGCCAGTGGAATTTACGCAAAAACTCGAgcagaatttaaataaagaaattaaggttttgcaCCAAAGAATATCCAACTTCACATTTGCActtgtcaatttagtatccgagacaaaataatatggtctgttttttaaactcagatactaaattgatagattctgaacggttcatcaactgtcaattgtcccgccaatggaaagatacgtcacttaatcgcgggacaatcgactgttgatgagcCGTTCAGAATCTGAGATTAAACTGACCATAGTCACTTTCAAACTGACCATAGTCACTTGGAATTCAACTAAAAATTGATTTGTTTCGCAGCACCTCCACTGTCACATAATGCCGAGGAAAAAGGGAGACTTCATTGAAAACGACCACATATACTTGGAGCTCGCCAAGCACGACCAGtgagtattatttaaataattatgtatagcgCGTTGCAAATCAACCTGACTCCTTAGTAGCTAATGTCACTCAAAGAGGGGTCAAGTTTCTGGTCAGGCTATCATACTGTACATCAAGGTCAATTTGTAAAGTCATAAACAGAAATGCACCTATGTATTATAACTGTTAGataaatacagggtgattctttcgtaggtgcatatccggaagtatgtcacagagcttttcattctgaacaacttttgttatgacGACCTAGGGATATTctggaaaaaaaatctactccCCATACACAGTGTCACATAAAAAACCAGTTTTTGTATGGGGTAGCATCTTTTTTATTCGTtatatcccaaggtcattataacaaaagttgttcagaatgaaaagctctgtaacatacttccggatatgcacctatgaaagacgcaccctgtatagtaaacaaatataattccTAATGGCAGCTGggcctgtagcacagggcgctattaagacgtgacaagagttctccgtcgcgctcgctcttgaggcagcgcgatgtgagtgagcgcgatgcaaaactcttctcacgtcttaaatgcgccctgtactagcccttctggtcaTATTTAACCGATATATCACAAATTCACAATTATTCCGATAATTACGACCAATCGCAAAAGCAGAACAACCAGACGAAGACTGAAAACGACTGACATTTtgtcaaagtaaaattaaCCTACCGTACAAAATGAGTAGATTGATTCCAATCTAGccacatacaaatattaaaagtgTTCGACCGTAATCGAGCAATAACTAATAAGTGTTTAAGCCGATATTAATTCGATGTAACTTTCTTTTTTTAAGcacaaataaatgaaataatttttcttTGTTACTTAGACTCGTTGCCGGATATCCGGCGAAACCCGGAAGGACTTTAGCAGAAATGGAGGAAGAGGCAGCCATGTTGCGAAAAGAAATACAAAAACTTTTAGTAGTCGAAAGTTAGCCATTGCTTGTGATATgtaaatagatttttaaaataagcGTAAGTTATTCTGACAAATATACgataatttaacttaaaatctGTTTTATTATGATATATGAGAAATAAAACTTCGTTTGTACTAAATACATCTATAATATACCGTTGTTTTCAGTTTTAGTGAGTACGttatctataatatttttgaccgTAGATTTTTTCTTATACAATAGTCATACTTTCAATAGAAACAACATTAAtagtaatatttaaatataactagaaatatatattaaaaccTGCTGTTAAAACAACAATGTTTCCAGATCCTTCTTTCAGACTTAaagaagatatattttttcgtcTCCGCAGGGTGATTTCAAACCTATGTTTAAAGCAGTgatgtatataaatatatctaGGTCACACATACACTTTTTACAACTgtcaaaatacataataaattgatgcaatttaattatgtatgtaaatataactGTGTATAACGTCACTGAATAAAGAAACTACATGAAAATGTCTAAAGCACTCATGCTATGTCGCTCTAATCGTGGATCTGTGAATACCCTGCCTATTTATagggtgttgaaaaaagggtatactaagccgtaACCAGcttgtgcagcatgttatatctaagcccgaatctgaaaacagaatttcgaaattcgcgaaaaaaaaaatctccatattaaaaaatcacgtgaccaactaagtttctttcagcttagtatatataccctttttgcaacaccctgtatattcctGCTTTTTTACGACCGCCATTTTCCtaatgtttctttattcacGGGGTTATACacagtaaataaacaatttcatacaaaaagaaGCATAgccatttttataaacttagTTAACAGTAtcgtattattttttgattgGACAATTTTGGTGAGCTCTGTCAACAATCACTTTTCATATCAGTAAACACATattatatacactcacgagcaatgataaagttccagtgaccaaattactcctaaactaaaaactaaattgtgtttactttttataaccttttcttctaaatatatgtgttgtttctgtgtgtgtaagaaataaataaattttctttctttctttcttaaaaaaatggggtcatttggtgtcaaCATCTTGTaagtgtaactttttcattggtcgTAAGTGTGTAATTGTAATTATATACGTAATGCACCTAGATCATTAAAAACACTAATCtagcaaaataaaaaaaaacattatacatacgtaggtatagaaagcatacaaaatgtaaataacttaaatagtTTGTACTAAATGTTGAATATTAGGCCTTTTAGCTATGGtttctaaatatttttgtggAAGAATCTCATGAAACATGGCAAAAAATCTGATTTTAAtgtcagatactaaattgacagattcggAACGGTTCATCacattgacaaaagaataaagaggacttggcataaaaatcggtacttaaaaatatatcgtcgtctctttttaacttattggtgttatcgtacgtaaaaaaggacaacagtagttttgtctttgcctaaaattacaacattgcgatcggtcgccatgttgattgaccaagattgacatccaaacacaaggtacttcagctgtcaaacaatttgtttgtttacatttttcaagaaaaaagccgccattttaattgacaccaaagtttaggtaagcgcatttttttcgttgatatggcatgtcctccctttattcttttgtcaatggttcatcaacagtcgattgtcccgctaatagaacgatacgttactttatcgcgggacaatcgaatGTTGATAAACCGTTCAGattctgtcaatttagtatctgatcTGACATTAAAAACAGACTTAGGTATCTCAAACAGTAAAAATTTCGTGAGTTTCGTTTAGTTACTTGCTCTCTTTTAAGgttacattatttttgtatggccgcacaactattataatacctaatttaaCTTAATACGCTGtctataaaactataaataactaCAATAAAACTTATATCACTCTCTTTTTTATACAGATTCTCACTATTTTGTTCCTCCTATtgctataatattaatatttattttgattgctTGCTTAAAAACGTTGATCTAAAAatcacataaaatattttaattaggtattttttctcactgatgaatttttaaaactatctATTTTAGTAAAATGCTTCTGGTTTAGCTACATATTTGTACGCTTATGTAGTAATAAGTATAGTAATTAATTTAGCACGTTACGCTTCAGTTAGGCCAACAATTGATTCTAAAtggtttaaacaaaaaatactgaagTAACATACAAGACAATGAAATTAAGCAGTGACACACTTGAATTAAtagattgaaaaaaaaaaaaaaacacgcactcac
The DNA window shown above is from Plutella xylostella chromosome 30, ilPluXylo3.1, whole genome shotgun sequence and carries:
- the LOC125488465 gene encoding nitrilase and fragile histidine triad fusion protein NitFhit-like, whose translation is MIHLRLSLLRTISTSYKVIRKASGGSKMAERKIAVCQMTSIGDKAKNVEVVSKLVSDASKENVQMLFFPEACDFIFDNKKSMLEAAEPLGGSLVGQYRALARDHGVWLSMGGVHEKDETDTSKVYNTHIIIDNTGSIVQTYRKLHLFDVEIPERNVRLKESDFSKAGCHIVTPVTSPVGKIGLGICYDLRFPELSTQLAMLGADVLTYPSAFTHATGQAHWEIMLRARAIENQCYVIAAAQVGHHNEKRRSYGRAMCVSPWGDILADCGLEDTACYKTAVVDLKNLQNVRTNMPVFSHRRRDVYSLYCFSLRKNLLDAAPAAPSGGETEYKGPTNVFGHVLVPETCVFYKSKLTYAFVNKRCVVPGHVLVAPARLAERNLDLSEEEADDFYKTVRLVQKLMERVHNTNSCTVTIQDGEYAGQTVKHLHCHIMPRKKGDFIENDHIYLELAKHDQLVAGYPAKPGRTLAEMEEEAAMLRKEIQKLLVVES